Sequence from the Sphingomonas koreensis genome:
GTCGACGATGGAATCGAAGTGGTGCGTCACTCCGCGCGCAGCGATGTGCCAGCCGGCGCCTTTGTCGTCCCGCTCCATCGTATAGTCGGAACCGAGCGCATGGATTGCAAGGATACCGGCATCGTGCAACGCGATCAGCCGTTCGATCGAGAGCGGCGGAACAGCCGCATAATTGTCCACGAACACGCGCTTCAGCGAGCGGTTGAAGCGGGCGCGGTCGCCGTCCGACAAGTCCTTCACAATGGCGCCGAACGGCTCGTGCATGCGCAGCAGCGCATAACGCCAAGGCACGGTGCGGTGATGCCGCGCGTTGTAGTGCACTTCCAGCAGATTGCCGCGCGCCCATTCCAACGGATCGAAGTCGCTGCGGCGCTGCGCATAGCACTTGGAAAAGCCCTCCGGCGTCGTGCATCCCGGCCCGAGCGATCGTAGGAACGCCGGGTCGAGCCGCTCGAGCTGGTCGAGGAAGAGGCCGAATGCCCGGTCCAGATCGCCATCCTTGCCCATGACGATTGCAGCCAGCCGGTCGTCGGTAAACAGATCCAGCGGCTGATAGGGGATCGGGCAGAAGAAATCGGCTTCGGGCAGCAGCCCGCCGCGCGACATCATGGTGATGAGCGGACCCTGCGCCCGGTCGCATTGGTCGGTCGGCGCAAAGGTCAGGCGCCCGTCCACGGACTTGAAACGGCCGATCCGCATTGCATGATCGATCGCCACGTCGATTCCGCTCAGAGAGGTGCCAAGGATACCGAGCCGAATCGCGTCCGCCGAAAGATTTGGCTCGACGCTGCGCCCCAGGGCCGCCGGGTCGGCCCCGTGTGTCTTGGGCACCGAGTGCCCGGTGGCCAGAATCGCATGATCGAACGCGAGCGCGGCCTGCTGAGTGACAGCATCGCTCGTCACCCAGACCCCGCCCTCATGCGCGACAATATCGCTGACGCGGGTGCGCGTGTGCAGCGTGATGCGGTGGCCGCGCGCCGCGCCTTCATTCACCAGCGCGCCAAACTGGTCGGCGTAATAATCGCCCAGAACCACGCGCGGAAAAAAGTGTCGTTCGTGCAGGTCGGCATCCCCGATGCCCCAGCCATGGCGGGTTTCGGGCGGGATCCGCTGCAACCAGTCGAGCAGGGTCTCGCACACCGGCGGCAGTTCGATGCTGGCGATGTTGGACAGCATGGCCGGTGAGTTCTGCTGGCGATCGTAGGGCGTACCCACACCGGGCCGCGCCCCGGATTCAAAGATCAATATCGCCAGCGGTGCCTCTGACGTGATCAACCGCTTCAGGGCATAGACCGCGCTCGGCCCGGCCCCGATGATCGCCACGCGCGGCCGCGTTGGCTTGTTCGTATTCCTCAATCGAACACGCTGAAGGCGAGCAGCTTTTCGCGCACATCGCGATCCGCCCCGGCCGGGATCAGCGCCTCGATCGCGGCGCGGCGGTCCAGCGGGCTGGCGTCGAGATCGAGCCCGAGCATGGCGGTGTCGGGGAATGTCCGCTCCGTCGCAGGTTGATCAAGCACGACATCGAGCGCGCGGTGACGCGGATCGCGGTTGACCGTGGCAAACATCTGGCCAACCGCCTCCGGGCTGCCTTCGAGCACCTGCATGTAGCTATTGCCGTTGCCCAGCAGCAGGCCGGTGAGGCCCTTGCGCCGATTGCCCGCCTGCACTTCGTGAGCGAGCGCAAGCGCGGTGTCGGCCTGCGCGTTTTCCTGCGCGCCGGCGGTGCTGAGATAGATCAGCACGCGCAGCGGTGCCTCGGACAGCGTGCAGACATCGGCGGTGCCGGCCATGACGGGATCGTTGTCCTCCATGATCCGGCACCGCGCGTGGGTCAGGCCAGGTCGCGGACTTTGGGTTCGCGATCCCAGTGGCGCTTGGTGCCGACCTTGAGGAAGTCCTCCGGCTTGGGCACGCCCGCGTCAGGCTCGATATTCGCCTTGGGCAGGATATGCTCGCGCGTGCCGCCACAGGCGCCGATGGTCTTGCAGTGATACCAGGCGTCGGCAAACCAGGCGACCGCGCCCACATCCTTGGCCAGTTCCTGCGCCTGGTCGGGCATCAGGATGGCGACCACCGCATCGAACACCACCGAAGGCGTGCCCGCGAGCTGGCCATCGGCCTTGAGTGTGCCGCCCTTGACCTTGATCTCGCCCACCTTGGGCGCGACCAGCTTAACCGTACCGCCGTCCTTTTCGACGCCCGCCTTGATCTCGTCGATCATCGCCTTGTCCGAACCCTCGGCGTAGAGAATGCCCACGCAGCGGCCCTCGAACACGGGCTTTTCCTGCTTCTGGATCGACAGTGCATCGGACAGCGCCATATCGATCGGTTCCTTCGCGGCCTTGGCCTTTTCCGGGAGGTCCATCGCCAGACCGGCGGCCACGCGCTTGGCCAGATCCTCGTCGATATTGCGAAGACGGCTCATCACCCGGTTGCGGACATGCTCCAGCGTCACCTTCGACAGCTCGAACACGATAGCCGAGCAGATGTGCGCCTGTTCGTTATCGGTCTGCGAACGATAGAACAGCCGTGCCTGGCTGTAGTGGTCGGCGAAGGTTTCCGCACGGATGCGCAGCTTCTCGCCGCCATCGTTGCGTTCGTCATTGGCGGCAAAGCTGGTGAAGCCGGTTTCCGGGCATTCGCGCGGGCCGCCGTCCTCGCCCGCTTCGGCAAGGC
This genomic interval carries:
- a CDS encoding BLUF domain-containing protein; translated protein: MAGTADVCTLSEAPLRVLIYLSTAGAQENAQADTALALAHEVQAGNRRKGLTGLLLGNGNSYMQVLEGSPEAVGQMFATVNRDPRHRALDVVLDQPATERTFPDTAMLGLDLDASPLDRRAAIEALIPAGADRDVREKLLAFSVFD
- a CDS encoding FAD/NAD(P)-binding protein, whose amino-acid sequence is MAIIGAGPSAVYALKRLITSEAPLAILIFESGARPGVGTPYDRQQNSPAMLSNIASIELPPVCETLLDWLQRIPPETRHGWGIGDADLHERHFFPRVVLGDYYADQFGALVNEGAARGHRITLHTRTRVSDIVAHEGGVWVTSDAVTQQAALAFDHAILATGHSVPKTHGADPAALGRSVEPNLSADAIRLGILGTSLSGIDVAIDHAMRIGRFKSVDGRLTFAPTDQCDRAQGPLITMMSRGGLLPEADFFCPIPYQPLDLFTDDRLAAIVMGKDGDLDRAFGLFLDQLERLDPAFLRSLGPGCTTPEGFSKCYAQRRSDFDPLEWARGNLLEVHYNARHHRTVPWRYALLRMHEPFGAIVKDLSDGDRARFNRSLKRVFVDNYAAVPPLSIERLIALHDAGILAIHALGSDYTMERDDKGAGWHIAARGVTHHFDSIVDARGQAVLGQEEFPFPTLRMQIRALAIARSASLDEIVTGKGFKLGQPGNPLERVHCLSLPFLLGRNPFVQGLTAAEELGTAAAHAILSALAANSERGLPIDIEGALASLGGHVVYLFASQGQAVLEAPRS